The Malassezia restricta chromosome I, complete sequence genome contains the following window.
TTAGTGCGCCAGATACAAACAACGCATCACAATGTTGTGGCTTAGCCAAGACACAAGAATCTTCGGAACATGCGGCATCGGCCCTTCACCTCAACCCTTTCGACCAACTTGTCATACGTAAATTACACTCCCAATTAAACGAAGCTTTGCACGCTGTCGAACAGATGGAGGTACAGGACGACCATAATCATAGTTGAAGTTTAAAGCGTTTTTGCAGATTACAATCCTTCGAAGCGAGCAAGGCGTCTACGTCTCATTTCTTCTGTTGAGATTGTGCTGGTCTCAGCCCCCGCATCGGCTGGCTCGGCGTTGTGACTGCGACATATCGACGTTTTGGAAGAAATCGTTGGTGCCCGAGAAAGGTCATCTGCGGACGTTAAACGCTGAGATGTATTCATCAGCGCATCTTCACGCAGCTTTGTAATGCGTTGAACATCTTCTGGGATTTTTTGAGATTCTTTGGCCATTTCACATGTGCGATAGGTCTGATCTAAGATCCTCTCAGGCACTTGATACGGTTGCCCTAAACTAGACGCAATAGCGGCCTGCAGTTGAGCTTCATCGTCATCTAAGAATTCCAAATGTGCAttttcttcttcctcggcAAGATCTTCCACATCTTCATCAAGCAGAGAAGCTGCGATGGGGTGCAAGAAAGGTGATTTTCTAGAAGGATAGGAAGCCAAATCACCCTCTTCTTCAATATCGTGGGATGACTTTGGTCGATTTCTTCGAGATAAAGAGGCCCTTTGATAAGTTTTGGAAGTATTTTCTCTTTCATCATGAGGTCCAAAACGTCGCATAGAACGATATCCACTCCCAGGCGTGCTGACACCTGTTGAATGTCGCATTCGACTTCGAAGCGGATCATGCATCTCTTCTTCCGCATCCAACCGCTCCTGtccagcgcgacgccgTCCTGTGGGTGTGCTAGGTTGGGCTGCATTTGCTTGGTCTTCTTCCAAACTGGCACTCAAAGCTTTCTGGAAATCTTCATCTTCGTCCATCATCAAGCTGTGATCCTCGGAAAAACgtgatgcatgcgcatccgCAACATCGTCCGTGATGGTGGCAGGTGGATCCATGCCAGCTTGGAGTTCAACCGTAAAAACCGTGTATTGTTCCAGTTCAGCCTTTGGTCAAAGAGTGTACGAAACGTACCTGTTGCAACAATGAACTGAGGTATATATTGCTTAGCCACTGTGGTTCAAGGTAAAAGCTGTTTAGATTAAACCTGCATAAGCTCGATTGTTACATACCATGTGCGAGACACATGTCCAAAGCCACGCAAAGCAATCCAGTGATGTCCAAGGTTGAGCAAAAATGCAAATTCACGCTCAGGGTACGCGTAGCGCTCACGCAACTCTTTGCACGAACGCCACCGAACCAAGTTCATATCCCAAGCCCTCAGGGCACGATCAATAACTTCGAGACTGAAATAGCCTGTTTCATCCATGTGGCGAGATAACATATTCTTCGCATCCTGTGTACAAATGCCGAGCTCATTGCGCTCATACTCGCTAATCTCATCGGCAATTTGCGCTAGTTGTGACGGATCGAAAAATTGACCCTGTAGAATGGCATTGAGAGCATGTTGTGCGCACATCATACTCCCTTCTTCCTGTTTTTCTGAAAGTTAGTAGCGCATGTACGTGCCATGATAAATGTATTTCAACAACACTTCATATCCCACTTCAGACATGGGACAGGAAGTGCGCTTCAGCCAAGGAGATCCGTGCGAGGCCGCGCGTTCTTTGCTGCTGACGTAAGATATCTGAGCGCGTTCGACTCTATCGCGTAGCTACGAAACGACTTCCTCGCTCATAAATTCTGCCGCATGCTCTTGCAGGTACTGAACACTCCGCTTTTCATCAACGAATAGATCTGAAGGTCAGtaaaaaaaaaaaaaaataCATACTGTAGACGCGACGAACATCTGCAACGTCCACCTCATCAGCCTTCCGCCGCCTGGCCGCGAGGTGCGCTGTGGTGATAAGATTGATGGTGTAGCGTAATGATGTTTCCATTGCCATACGAGCGAGTACTTCGAGTGCTTCCTGCTTCAAATTGACATCCTCTTCTTGAGCACGAATAGACAGGATTCGTTTGATCTCGTCTTCAGAGTATGGCTTGGTACTGATGATCAGAATCCGATCGAGTAGGTCAATTGGCAGACCATGAGGACTTGTGAAGCGCGTTCCACGAATACGAGTTTGCCCGCGATTGGATGCCATTACCACTAGTGGCGCTAGTTCAGTTTCGAGAGCGCGGTTCAGAAACGAGAAGCACTCGATGTCTAACATATGCACTTCATCGATGAAAAGCACACCGGGGATAATTTCTGCTTTGCCTTCTTCACGCCATTCGCCAACCTTAGCATTGATCTGATCGCGAAGCTCGGGCTTAATTTCACCTGTGTCACCGGCAAAGAGCGCGAGAAAGCCTTGCGTGCGCGAGTTAATAACATCAATCTCGTGGAGCGACACGGTGTGTACCACCTCtcgtcggcgctgcagctcaCCCTCTGGACATTGAACGAACTTGGTGTCGCTACCAATGGCATCGTAGTCACGCGAGCACGCAAAGCTCCGGCCAAGCTTGGAAATACGGCCACTAGACTTTTCAATTGTGATGACATCGCCAGCGATCACCTTTTCCTTTTGGAGAGCATCAATCATCTTGTTACCAAGTTCATACACCGTCTCCATATCCGTCGTCTTGATGATAATCTTGCCTGTTTTAGTGGCTCCGGTGAGGCTGCGGTCAATCTGAATTTCCACAACCTCTCCCTCGATTGTTTCAGCCTCTTCCTTGATGCGCACACCAATAGCCTTTCTAAAGGCTTGCATCAATGCCTCAGTTTTGCTCATTTCCAGCGAGAAGACTTCTGAAGCCGAAAGCATGATGAAAGGCACATCTGGGCCAAGCGTTTGAGCCATACCCATGGCAATGGCGGTCTtgcctgtgcctggtgGACCTGCCATCAGCATGGCACGCCCAGCAATTTTAGCATTTTGCACAATTTTGACAATCATACCGGCTGCTTTTCGAGCTGCACGTTGACCCACCATACCTTGTGCACTATCCTGTggctcaaggcgctcgtccaAGCCAAGGCCCCGCACATGAGAGTGAGCACcaatgcgctcgagcgtctggaTGGTTGTCTGAACAGGGGCCGTTGAAATACTCGCCTGTATGTTAATGTCCGCTCAGCATTTTACCCGCACGCACcatcgatgccatcgtGAGACACTACCTAAGAATGGGAGGACCGACAGGCTCCTTGGCTCTACTGAccatcacgtgatatgaCCTCGTACTGCCTGCGGTAATTTGTATGATCCCTTTGGGGTGTATCGTAGCTTGACGATACGCGCATATCATGGTGGAATCGAAGCCGAGTGCGAAGCCGCTCGGATTTTACACGAAAGAAAATGCTGCGTTCAATGTGTTGCAAAATACAGCTATCACAGGAGCTCTAGGCGGTGTGACTGGCACAGTAGTGTCGGTGCTGCGTGCTTCACCGATCCAGCCAGCCATAGCTGCTTATCGTATGGTCAAAGGATGGTCCGCTTTCTCTTTTGGATTCTTTGCGATACGAGAATACATAATGCAGCCTCTCACTGCACCTGTGTGGCCGATGTGCCAGCAGTTAGGCCACGCTGAAAATATCGCGCCTTCGTTTTTTAGTGGGGCTGTCATGGGCATGTTTTCTGCATTATGGCTGCGGCGACCCGTTGTGCCTGGCATTTTCACCATGTCTGGAATCTGTACAGCTATTCAACTGGTATTTAATGAGTTCAAACTCGGTTTATTGAGGTTCATGGATGAGTCGGGCACGATTGAAGACGAGTCTGCAAAGCAGCCTTCGTCCTCCTTGCCTGCTCGACAACCCTTAATGCCGGAGCACTCTGAGCCTACAACGTCTAAACCTACATTGTATGAGCAAGCGCAGCTGGCCATGAAAAAGTACAGCCCTATTCAGTCTATATCAGATGACGAGTACCGCGCGCGGCTTCTAGAACGCCAACGTGAAATTGATGCGCAGCTACGTCTGCTCGAGGAAGAACTCTATGAGCGAAGACGTGCTATGAGCATCGCATAATTATACCAGCAGTGGCGTATCAATAACGCTAAAACCAACAGCCACACCACCCTCATTGCTTTCGCTTGACTTGGTGCGCAAGAGATAGCCACCTGAGCGTTGTTCTTCGAGTTCTTTCGTCCCAAACAAGATCGTGCCATATATGCCAAGTTCACTTACTGTCTGTGGCATCAGCTGTGCCTCTTCACCACAGCCAGCACGGAGCATCATCGCACCGCGGTCCTTGGGTGTATCAATGAGGCTCATCAATATGTACCCTTCATGTTCCTTAACAGAAACGTCTTCACCGCGCGCTTGACGCTCTTCATCTCGCTTCTTCATTGCGTCCAAGGCTGGTACAATGTCGTGTTTGTAAATGTTATGGCTTCCGCCTTCCCGTTGCGGTTTCATCACAAACTTTTCTGGCGTAGACCGAGCTATGGCCAGGGCTTCTCGACCAATCTTGGAGTCATCCAGCGGCCAAAGCTGCGAAAAGGTAGATCGAATTTCATGAGCATCCGAACCGATGTATTTTTCCAAAATGTTTGACTCTGACAGTACCTGTTGCACCTTCTTCGAGCCAGCAAGCTGGAGTGCTACATTAGGGCACTTAATCGCATGACTGCGTTCCAGCAAAAGGCGCGTGTCCCAAGCAGCATTTGAGGTGTAATCATCAGGTCCATATCCACTGCGAAAGTACACCACAGAAACTTCTACTGGCGTTGAATGCAAAGGTGCTTGAACAAAAAGTTTGCGATTTGTCCCGTGGACTGTGGCCTTGGTCTGGAGATCATCAAGAGACATTCTCATCACATTAATGTCGTGTTTATCTTCGATTTCGTACTCCAAAGCACGTTGATCAAAAGCATTTCTCTCTTTTGGTTGAACGACAAATAGAATCACCGGCGCCGTTGTACGTGAATCATTTGTACATTCGGATACATAATACTTGTGAGCATCCACGAGACCAGAAACGAGAGTGTCGATAGCTTCATTTTTCGGCAAGTTATCCATGTGTAAACAAGGTGCCGCGTTAGAATATGCATGATTCCGAAGGAGATGTCGGTGCATGTTGGATGCAAAAGTGCAGAGCCCACCGAACGACGCAGCGATTGTGTTGAACTCAACTTGTCGGAGTTCCAGTTCATTACGATTATCTGCATGCATCAAATAGTCACTCCGAAATAGCCCAAGGTGAACCGGCTGTGAAGCCCCTTCTTCTTGCACAGTATGCCAGATGTCAAACAAACGACGCTGGAAGTCATCCACTTTGATAACCGAGTCCTTCATTACAGTCCTCAAAAAATTTGCGTCCATTGCTACACGAGCATACAATTTATTGAATAGCGGTTGTAAGCTTTGGGCTTTTTCGAATAGGTCGCGGGGAAATGGAGTAGGTACAATAGTCGTGGGAGCATGGATTGTGGTGTCTTGAAGCGGTTCACCATTAGGCTTAGATGGCAGGGCTCGGTACACTAAGCCATGACTCAATGCAAAGTCGCGAGCATCCTGACTGATAAGCTTATTTCGAATGCTATCTTTCAATTCGCTCGGAGGCCACACGGGTAAATCTGACGCTAATGTCATGGTAGATAGGGAACCGACGCATCATGCTGGACCCATGTGGAGAAGCCAGGTGGGGTAGACGCCCGAGCATCCTCGATCTGATTGGCGCAGAGTATCACTCTTACCATCGGCGCCAGCCGCAACAGGCACAAGAGTGGTATGGGTGGGTATGATGGCTATGGAATTGAAAGAACATTGATTCGCATCAGGTGCGAACTTCCCAGCCAGTGTAGTTTGGAGCATCTTCTATTGAAGGTTCTTGCAGCTTCTTGAATCTAGGCTGACGCTTCACGCGCATGTTCATACCAGAGTGGTTGCTGAAGATAAAGGCCAGAATAACCATAGTCCAAGAAGAATGTGATGGAAGCACATCATAGAATTCAGGTGCAAGTTTACGCAAAGCTGGAAGGCGCGTCCAAGGAACAGAGGGAAAGTCATGATGCTCATTGTGGTATCCAACATTGTAAGTAAAAATATTTAAAGGGCCGTAGTAGCTCCACGTTTCTTGCTCAATGTTGCTGAACATGTAGTGCTCAGCAATGAAGTGCCCGGCGATGGGGTGGAGAGAGCCGGCAAAGAAAGAACTCATGAGGAAATAGTACAGAGGGACCGGCGACCCACAAAGATAACATATCATAAAGTCAAACAGCAGCTGAATGCAAATATTCAACATGTGCCATGCTGTAAGTTTTTGAACGCGGACGAAACCAGGTCGGATTGCGTAGAAAAAAAGCTGAAAAGTGGCGAAAAAGGCCTTGCCAAGAACGTTATTCAAGACCATCAACTCAAGTCGGGTCGGCATATCAGTGTCAATACCATCCTCGCCCAAATGCTTATGATGCTCAATATGGTATGGTTTGAATGTCATGGCGAAAGGAACGCCAACGGGCAGATTCACGAGTATCGCAAGAAGGCGATTTGCTGCAATGCTCTTGAATGCGAGATTGTGTGTAATTTCATGAATGGCTAGGAAAAGGTTCTGATTCGCAATACCACCAAGGAGATAGGCAGTTAGTATAAAGCGCCAGTCGAGTGGATGTACGCCCAGAAAGGTTAGAGTCAGTGCTACCATAAGCTGGAGAAACACGACACCTGCGGCCACATATTTCGTTAAAGGTTCGTGGCCCATCAGCTTACGCACTTCTGGATGCGCTTTCATGATGGCTAGTCTGCGTGTGCGATGGGGCTCTTCATTTAAAGACCATAGAAAGTCATCCGATGCCAGAGGCTTGTCGCTTACATGAGGCATCCAAGGCCGACCAGTGGCAGCTCGATCAGAGCCTGCTTTCATTCTCTCTTCTCCTCCATACAAAGACCAATCGATATTTATGCTCGGCACAGCCTTATTCCAATGAAGATCACGCCGAAAAAAGCCTAGCATGATAGTAGACTTTTTGTATGTGGGTCGTATGCAACGTCGTCCGAGTGGCGTGGTGGGGACTGCTTTCTAGGAGCGCTGACTAAAATACCAAAAGGAATGATGTCCGGAGCGTGCTAGACATGGTCGGCGACTCAAGAGCAGAACCAAGTCGTATTATGCCTGGCTCCTTTGAATCATGGCTAGAAAAAGTGCTGGATAGTATATTCCAGGAAGGAGTTAACTCTGCTACGCTCAATTTTATGAATTATACATTTTATGCGCTATTCGCGGTTCTCACAACACTCTTCCTTGGCTCGGGCTTAAATCTCCATGTGTTGGCCCTTCTACTTCTTGCTATTGCCCTCTGTCTCGCCACGAACTGGTACGTATGCGCTCAAAACTCATTTCAGGTT
Protein-coding sequences here:
- a CDS encoding ataxin-3, whose translation is MSEVGYEVLLKYIYHEKQEEGSMMCAQHALNAILQGQFFDPSQLAQIADEISEYERNELGICTQDAKNMLSRHMDETGYFSLEVIDRALRAWDMNLVRWRSCKELRERYAYPEREFAFLLNLGHHWIALRGFGHVSRTWFNLNSFYLEPQWLSNIYLSSLLQQAELEQYTVFTVELQAGMDPPATITDDVADAHASRFSEDHSLMMDEDEDFQKALSASLEEDQANAAQPSTPTGRRRAGQERLDAEEEMHDPLRSRMRHSTGVSTPGSGYRSMRRFGPHDERENTSKTYQRASLSRRNRPKSSHDIEEEGDLASYPSRKSPFLHPIAASLLDEDVEDLAEEEENAHLEFLDDDEAQLQAAIASSLGQPYQVPERILDQTYRTCEMAKESQKIPEDVQRITKLREDALMNTSQRLTSADDLSRAPTISSKTSICRSHNAEPADAGAETSTISTEEMRRRRLARFEGL
- a CDS encoding RuvB-like protein 2; amino-acid sequence: MASMASISTAPVQTTIQTLERIGAHSHVRGLGLDERLEPQDSAQGMVGQRAARKAAGMIVKIVQNAKIAGRAMLMAGPPGTGKTAIAMGMAQTLGPDVPFIMLSASEVFSLEMSKTEALMQAFRKAIGVRIKEEAETIEGEVVEIQIDRSLTGATKTGKIIIKTTDMETVYELGNKMIDALQKEKVIAGDVITIEKSSGRISKLGRSFACSRDYDAIGSDTKFVQCPEGELQRRREVVHTVSLHEIDVINSRTQGFLALFAGDTGEIKPELRDQINAKVGEWREEGKAEIIPGVLFIDEVHMLDIECFSFLNRALETELAPLVVMASNRGQTRIRGTRFTSPHGLPIDLLDRILIISTKPYSEDEIKRILSIRAQEEDVNLKQEALEVLARMAMETSLRYTINLITTAHLAARRRKADEVDVADVRRVYNLFVDEKRSVQYLQEHAAEFMSEEVVS
- a CDS encoding glutathione synthase, with the translated sequence MTLASDLPVWPPSELKDSIRNKLISQDARDFALSHGLVYRALPSKPNGEPLQDTTIHAPTTIVPTPFPRDLFEKAQSLQPLFNKLYARVAMDANFLRTVMKDSVIKVDDFQRRLFDIWHTVQEEGASQPVHLGLFRSDYLMHADNRNELELRQVEFNTIAASFGGLCTFASNMHRHLLRNHAYSNAAPCLHMDNLPKNEAIDTLVSGLVDAHKYYVSECTNDSRTTAPVILFVVQPKERNAFDQRALEYEIEDKHDINVMRMSLDDLQTKATVHGTNRKLFVQAPLHSTPVEVSVVYFRSGYGPDDYTSNAAWDTRLLLERSHAIKCPNVALQLAGSKKVQQVLSESNILEKYIGSDAHEIRSTFSQLWPLDDSKIGREALAIARSTPEKFVMKPQREGGSHNIYKHDIVPALDAMKKRDEERQARGEDVSVKEHEGYILMSLIDTPKDRGAMMLRAGCGEEAQLMPQTVSELGIYGTILFGTKELEEQRSGGYLLRTKSSESNEGGVAVGFSVIDTPLLV
- a CDS encoding sphingolipid 4-desaturase/C4-monooxygenase, which codes for MLGFFRRDLHWNKAVPSINIDWSLYGGEERMKAGSDRAATGRPWMPHVSDKPLASDDFLWSLNEEPHRTRRLAIMKAHPEVRKLMGHEPLTKYVAAGVVFLQLMVALTLTFLGVHPLDWRFILTAYLLGGIANQNLFLAIHEITHNLAFKSIAANRLLAILVNLPVGVPFAMTFKPYHIEHHKHLGEDGIDTDMPTRLELMVLNNVLGKAFFATFQLFFYAIRPGFVRVQKLTAWHMLNICIQLLFDFMICYLCGSPVPLYYFLMSSFFAGSLHPIAGHFIAEHYMFSNIEQETWSYYGPLNIFTYNVGYHNEHHDFPSVPWTRLPALRKLAPEFYDVLPSHSSWTMVILAFIFSNHSGMNMRVKRQPRFKKLQEPSIEDAPNYTGWEVRT